The Chrysemys picta bellii isolate R12L10 chromosome 5, ASM1138683v2, whole genome shotgun sequence DNA segment cacctgtgatcgtggattccgggtcggggatagtctcatcagctacacctgaggattctgccgatgggggagaggaggaggaggaggatgagcttgcagagagcacacagcactccgttctccccaacagccaggatctttttctcaccctgattgaagtaccctcccaaccctcccaagccagtatccaagaccctgaccccatggaagggacctcaggtgagtttaccttttaaaatataaaacttgttttaaaagcaaacggtttttaatgattactttgccctgaggacttgggatgcattcgcggtcagttcagctactggaaaagtctgttaacgtgtctggggatggagcggaaatcctccagggacatctccatgaagctctcctggaggtactccaaaagccttgccacaaggtttctgggcagtgcatctttattccgtcctccatggtaggacacttgaccacgccatgctagtagcaagtaatctggtatcattgcctgacaaagcctggcagcgtatggtcccggtgtttgctggcattcaagcaacatccgttctttatcttgttgtgtaatcctcaggagagtgatatcactcatggtaacctggttgaaatacgggaacttaattaaggggacagaggtggccgttcctactgggctgtttgcctgtggcggaaaataaatccttccctgcagttagccaagcgcagatgggaaattggccctgagcttatcgcgtttggctagcagggatcttccctgttaccagccacacggtggggggaggggtaccgtgatcatcccagagaatttatggcgggaggggggcggcggcgggcggggggggtggttagtttggttcctgcagggatcttccctgataccagccacgcggtggggggaggggtacagcgatcatcccagagaattcatggcgggaggggggggtgggggggtggttagtttgttttctgctgctgctgaatgttaacagaaaaaccgcagcactctacaggctatgcttggtatgggtggtatgtgggaaaggagggtgcagaagctgtaagacaatggcttaccatggccgcatgcaagccgaattctgttgcccagacctgtgatctctagcagcaaagccacaggcactcagcattaagaggcaaaatgcgaccttgcacagaaatcacatgtgctatgtaatgtgaatagtgttggtcaccgtgaaagagtataagcattgttctgcaaaatgtatctttttaaacaattctctcttttttcccctccctacagcagcagcaaattcctcaagcctccctcctccatcccgaaggctatcacagataaggcgtcgtaaaaagaaaacgcgagacgagatgttttcagaaattatggaatccagccgcagtgacagagctcatctgaatgagtggaaggaaacggttgcaaagtataggaaagaagccagtgaacgtgaggacatgagagaccaacgtgaggagaggagggaccaacgtgaggagaggagagacgctcgagatgagaggtggtggcaggaagatcagaggaggcaggatgcaatgctgaggctgctgcgtgagcaaacagacatgcttcggcgtctggtggagcttcaggaacggctgaaggaaaacagactgccgctacagcccctgttccaccctccaccctccccatgttccgtatcctcctcacccagacgtgtaagaacgcggggggggggggggaaggtgccgtacaccttcccattccaccccagtagagagcccaagcaaaaggctgtcatttttttaacctttttttagtggccttttccttcccaccgatcctcctcccaaatcccacctgggttccctccctctttttctaatctattaataaagaataaatgatttttaaatgatagtgactttatttggtttgaaagaaagctggggggaagggagagggtgggttccttacagaaaatgagtcaataaagggggcgggttttcttgaaggagaaacaaacagatatttcacactgtagcctggccagtcatgaaactggttttcaaagcttctctgatgcacagcgcttcctggtgtgctcttctaatcgccctggtgtctggctgcgcgtaatcagcagccaggcgatttgcctcagcctcccaccccgccataaaggtctcccccttactttcacagagattgtggagcacacagcaagcagaaataacaatggggagatttctttggctgaggtcagagcgagtcaataatgattgccagcgaccttttaaacggccaaatgcacattctaccaccattctgcacttgcttagcctgtagttaaacagctcctgactcctgtccaggctgcctgtgtatggcttcatgagccatggcattaaggggtaggctgggtccccaagaataactattggcatttcaacatccccaacggttattttctggtccggaaagtaagtcccttgctgcagccctttaaacagagtagtgttcctgaagacgcgagcgtcatgaacccttcccgcccagcccacgttgatgttggtgaaacgtcccttgtgatccacaagtgcttgcagcaccattgaaaagtaccccttgcggtttatgtactcggtggcttggtgctccggtgccaagatagggatatgggttccgtctatcgccccactacagttagggaatcccattgcagcaaaaccatccactatggcctgcacatttcccagagtcactaactttcgtagcagcacctgagggattgctttggctacttgcatcacagcagcccccaccgtagatttgcccactccaaattgattcccgactgaccggtagctgtctggcgttgcaagcttccacagggctatcgccacgcgcttctcaactgtgagggctgctctcatcttggtattctggcatttcagggcaggggacagcaagtcacaaagttccatgaaagtgcccttacgcatgcgaaagttccgcagccactgggaatcatcccacacctgcaacactatgcggtcccaccagtctgtgcttgtttcccttgcccagaatcggcgttccatggacagaacctgccccattaacaacatgatctccaaagcaccggggcccgcggtttcacagaattctgtatccgtgtccgtgtccatgtccatgccctcatcatgcttgtcgctgcgttgccgccgccgctgcctcctcgcctcgtttttctggtcctggctcagcataaactccacgagaatgcacgaggtgtttacaatgttcatgactgctgttttgagctgagcgggctccatgcttgccgtggtatggaatCTGCAGtattcacccacccaggaaaaaaggcgcgaaatggttgtctgccatccgttgctttcatgcagggagggagggagggagggaggaggtgaggctgtacccagaaccacctgcaacgatgttttttgtcccatcaggcactgggatctcaacccagaattccaatgggcgcgggagactgcgggaactatgggatagctatgggatagctacccacagtgcaacgccgcagaaatcgacgctagccccggtacttggacgcacaccgccgaattaatgtgcttagtgtggccgcatacattttgactttatacaacctgttttccaaattcgaattatataaattcggattaatcccatagtgtagacataccctaagacagatctggacaaactggagacagtccagaggagagcccccccaaaaatgataaaaggtttagaaaacttgacctgtgATGAAAAGTTAAAAGAAATAGACATGTTTAGTCTCgagaaaagaagcctgaggggggacctgacaacagtcttcaaatatgttaagggctgtaaggaagaggactgtgatcaattgttctccatgtccactgaaggtaggacaagaagcaatggatttagtctgcagcaaaggagatttaggttagatattagggggaaaaaaaacactaactataagggtagttaagttaagtcctggaataggtttccaagggaagttgtgggatCCCAATCATTGGGGGGTCTATgaaaacaagttagacaaacacctgtcatagATGGTCTaagtgtacttggtcctgccgcaGCTCAGGtatggactagaggacctctcaaGATcatttccagccctacatttctatgattctatatttgtTGTCAATGAGGTGACCAAAAATGaagtattaattaattattattatttactactaCACATTAGGGTATAAAACTGATTCATATAATGCCATCATAACATTTACAGTATTATTTTCCATACCATTCTTTACTCATCCTAACATTTAATTTACTTTCATGactactgctgctgcatattgagcagaagTTACATTAACTGTTCACACCACCTTAGGTCTTCATTCCAAACAGTTACAATTAGTTTAGAATACAACCATTATTCCTTCTAATGTGTGTTAACTTGCATTGTAAAAAGAACTGGAACtgggacaaaaacaacaagatgTAAATAAAGTCTCCAGAGTTTGTTAGTTGAGGTCAAAGGTTCTGATGATGTCATGGCATTCTTGGCATTTGAAAAGCACTCCATCTCCTCTCCGCTGCTATTGGTTTGAGCTGAAAGATAAAGAGTTCATGGGGTTGGGGGTTAAACATGACACCGGAACTACTCCTGCTACTGGTTttagttgcgggggggggggaggagaggaggaaataaTCACTGGACCTAGTCAGTGTTCCTTGGTAGCAATAGGTGGAGCCAATGGGAGGACACAAAGGGGTGACAGCAGGCCCTTTGCTGCTTTGGGGGTGAGCTCTGAGGGCTGGGGCTTTAATGTTGACCCTAAGTTTTTCTGGCTGGGGCTTCAAAAGGGGTAACAGGGAGGTCACTGGATCCTGTGTCCTTGAGTGGCCTCCTGTGAATCCTGATAACATCCCCAGATGGGGACATTGGGGATGCTACTGTTCCAGAATAGTCCTAATTAGGAGATTCCTGGCACCCTCACTGATGctgccttttttgttttcttcttcaatTTTAATAATTTCTCTCTGTACTACTTTCCCTTTCTGTCTGCCTCTCTCTCAGACCCACACAGATTTATATTTAAGATTATTGTGAAAGCATTTACAGTGTGAATTAAGCATATGTGTTTGGTAATACTGCATTTAAGCTTCAAATTCACTCTTTGTAACTATTTATGTGAGTAAAACCTTAGTAACAGGAGAGTTCTTTGAAACTGAATATAAAAAGTGTGAGGGCAAAGTCAAGATTCATTCTTCAGTAGGAGCAAATACTTGCAGAAATATCTCTATTAACTCAACCAGCTCTGCTGCTAACCAATCCACAACACTGTATTACAATACAACTAAGCACCGTACATAGCTACCCTTCTgacaaagaaataaataaatttaaaagttTCTTAATGAAATGCTTATTTGTAAGATTTTTATCGTCTCTATATAGCTTGCAAATGGCAATATTTAATTAGAAAACAGAACCTCCAAATGATACTGCCATTTTGACTGATTGTCATGCATGCCTCCATGCTTGAAACATACAATTTAGTATGCAGAATAGCAGTAATAGCATTAAGGATTTCTCATCAAAATAAACTCCCTAATATAACTCTGAATATCTTGATACCATGGGTGCCGTGAACGGGcttggggagagagaggaaaggtCACAAcccctcttttttttccctctttctttcttttttttttttaaatggctaggagggaaaggagggtggtCCTGAAATCTTTATTCTTTTGTATCATGGGGACATAGAATGGGAAAGACTGGGAACTGCTGGCAAGATTATCTTTGCTTccatcttttatttattattttacactctgttcttttttctttgaaaataaagCAATAGTTAGAGCTATAAAAATGATTTGTCCTGAACACAAATATGTTCTGTAcatatttttttgtaaataataataGCAAGCAGTTtcttatatattattatttatatcacaTTAGCACCAAAGACCCAATTATGCTAggactgtacaaacatacaaaaatatggtccctgctccaaagatctTACAGCCTACGGGACTAAACCAAAGTTCACTGAACTCAATCAGAGGCTTTCCGTTGACTTCACCAAAGTTTAGATCAGGCCTTAAATTCTTACCATTAGAGTACGGTTTGATGGACATTTGCTTTTCTACAAAATAATTAACTCAGAAGTGGCCCAATCCAGCAACCTTTAGTTGAGTTATCCTTGCTCACGCCGCAGGTCTCTCGAAATCAGTGGGGACTACTCTTGTAAAGATTTCTCATGCAAGTGCAATGTAGGATTATCTCTCAAAATAACTTGCTTTTCTGTGACACCAATGAAGTTATTTATTTTACTCTGACtcagtaaaataaataatgtacagtaaCAAATAAGATGCATGTTCCTCTAACTTTTTTAACTATGAAAAAGTTATGTTAAGTTACATTAACTTTTAGTACCTGTATATATGTCTGTTCTGATGTTCAGGTTACGCTAGTAACTTATCAACAAGCTGTTTTACACAGTAAGGACCTGATCCTAGtgcccattgtagtcaatggaaatTGAATGATTAGTGGATCCACCCTGCATGGATAATGAAATTGCTACAGTAGTTCCATGAGGAGAGATTGATTTATGGTTTCCATACAGCACACttgaaaattcaaataaaaagaaacagaatactgcagtacaaatagGAATGAAAAATAAACATGTAAAATCATACATGCTGGAGAACAAATGACAAACAATTAATGCTAGAAGTAAATATGCTGCACCCCCAAACTAAGTTTTCTTATTCAAGCTATGTAGactccaaaaaggaaaatcatgtAATCAACTAAAAACACATCATAACTGGCATATCACTGCAATATAAATACTTGGTTGCTAACAttaccattattttaaaattaaagcag contains these protein-coding regions:
- the LOC135983673 gene encoding uncharacterized protein LOC135983673, which produces MGQKTSLQVVLGTASPPPSLPPSLHESNGWQTTISRLFSWVGEYCRFHTTASMEPAQLKTAVMNIVNTSCILVEFMLSQDQKNEARRQRRRQRSDKHDEGMDMDTDTDTEFCETAGPGALEIMLLMGQVLSMERRFWARETSTDWWDRIVLQVWDDSQWLRNFRMRKGTFMELCDLLSPALKCQNTKMRAALTVEKRVAIALWKLATPDSYRSVGNQFGVGKSTVGAAVMQVAKAIPQVLLRKLVTLGNVQAIVDGFAAMGFPNCSGAIDGTHIPILAPEHQATEYINRKGYFSMVLQALVDHKGRFTNINVGWAGRVHDARVFRNTTLFKGLQQGTYFPDQKITVGDVEMPIVILGDPAYPLMPWLMKPYTGSLDRSQELFNYRLSKCRMVVECAFGRLKGRWQSLLTRSDLSQRNLPIVISACCVLHNLCESKGETFMAGWEAEANRLAADYAQPDTRAIRRAHQEALCIREALKTSFMTGQATV